One window of the Pseudomonas sp. S04 genome contains the following:
- a CDS encoding helix-turn-helix domain-containing protein produces MNKPALPAIPLFKLYGESLDWPTPDLLHCETISQRSREHQWKIKPHHHADLCQLLFVFKGQAELEIEGQLTRLDESGIQILPALSIHGFRFSEDVEGFILTLAAPLVVHLQAQLGHSINALAQAESYLAGAQAEYLNSLFGALQAEYNGHQPAREMLMHALVSVILVWVSRQVIQRHSTHQRPQRAREYLNGFIQLVEENYRQHVKVEELAHRLGISVSHLNGTCRELAGQPALQIMHERQLLEAKRMLTYTSMTIYEMSDLLGFSDPTNFTRLFRRRVGISPKAFRDRLKSDQEGARST; encoded by the coding sequence CTGCCCTTCCTGCGATTCCGCTATTCAAACTCTATGGTGAAAGTCTGGACTGGCCGACACCGGACTTGCTGCATTGCGAAACGATCTCCCAGCGCAGCCGCGAACACCAATGGAAAATCAAACCCCACCACCATGCCGATTTATGTCAGTTGCTGTTTGTATTCAAAGGCCAGGCAGAACTCGAAATCGAAGGCCAACTGACCCGGCTTGACGAGTCTGGCATCCAGATCCTGCCGGCGCTGTCGATCCACGGTTTTCGCTTCAGTGAGGATGTCGAGGGTTTCATCCTGACCCTGGCGGCCCCGCTGGTGGTTCATCTGCAAGCTCAACTGGGTCATTCGATCAACGCCCTGGCCCAAGCTGAAAGTTACCTGGCGGGCGCTCAGGCCGAGTACCTCAATAGCCTGTTCGGCGCCTTGCAGGCGGAGTACAACGGCCATCAACCGGCGCGCGAGATGCTCATGCATGCTTTGGTCAGCGTGATTCTGGTCTGGGTCAGTCGCCAGGTGATCCAGCGCCATAGCACCCACCAGCGCCCGCAGCGCGCCCGGGAATACCTCAACGGCTTCATTCAACTGGTGGAAGAGAATTATCGCCAGCACGTCAAGGTCGAGGAATTGGCCCACCGCCTGGGAATTTCCGTGTCCCACCTCAACGGCACGTGCCGTGAGCTGGCGGGGCAGCCGGCATTGCAGATCATGCACGAACGCCAGTTGCTCGAGGCCAAGCGCATGCTGACCTACACCAGCATGACGATTTACGAGATGTCCGATCTGCTGGGCTTTTCCGACCCGACCAATTTCACCCGGCTGTTCCGCCGCCGTGTCGGCATCTCGCCCAAGGCCTTTCGTGATCGCTTGAAGAGCGATCAAGAGGGCGCGCGGTCTACCTGA